A window of Nicotiana tabacum cultivar K326 chromosome 24, ASM71507v2, whole genome shotgun sequence contains these coding sequences:
- the LOC107784542 gene encoding tubulin beta-2 chain → MREILHIQGGQCGNQIGAKFWEVVCAEHGIDSTGRYNGDSDLQLERINVYYNEATCGRFVPRAVLMDLEPGTMDSIRSGPYGQIFRPDNFVFGQSGAGNNWAKGHYTEGAELIDSVLDVVRKEAENCDCLQGFQVCHSLGGGTGSGMGTLLISKIREEYPDRMMLTFSVFPSPKVSDTVVEPYNATLSVHQLVENADECMVLDNEALYDICFRTLKLTTPSFGDLNHLISATMSGVTCCLRFPGQLNSDLRKLAVNLIPFPRLHFFMVGFAPLTSRGSQQYRALTVPELTQQMWDAKNMMCAADPRHGRYLTASAMFRGKMSTKEVDEQMLNVQNKNSSYFVEWIPNNVKSTVCDIPPTGLKMASTFIGNSTSIQEMFRRVSEQFTAMFRRKAFLHWYTGEGMDEMEFTEAESNMNDLVSEYQQYQDATADEEGDYYEEDEEDLNEA, encoded by the exons ATGCGTGAAATCCTTCACATTCAAGGTGGACAATGCGGCAACCAAATCGGTGCCAAGTTCTGGGAAGTTGTTTGTGCCGAACACGGAATTGATTCCACCGGCCGTTACAACGGCGATTCAGATCTCCAGCTTGAGAGAATCAATGTTTATTACAATGAGGCAACCTGTGGAAGGTTTGTTCCTAGGGCTGTTCTTATGGATCTGGAACCTGGTACCATGGACAGTATCAGATCTGGTCCGTACGGTCAGATCTTTAGGCCTGATAACTTCGTTTTTGGTCAGTCTGGTGCTGGTAACAATTGGGCTAAAGGACATTACACTGAAGGCGCTGAATTGATTGATTCTGTCCTTGATGTTGTTCGTAAGGAAGCGGAAAACTGTGACTGCCTTCAAG gaTTTCAAGTGTGCCATTCATTGGGTGGAGGAACGGGATCTGGAATGGGAACGCTTCTGATATCAAAGATCAGAGAAGAATATCCCGATAGAATGATGCTTACGTTCTCAGTTTTCCCATCGCCTAAGGTATCTGACACTGTTGTTGAGCCTTATAATGCTACCTTGTCGGTGCATCAATTGGTTGAAAATGCCGATGAATGTATGGTCCTTGATAATGAAGCTTTATATGACATCTGCTTCAGAACGCTCAAGCTTACGACCCCCAGCT TTGGAGATTTGAATCATTTGATATCAGCTACAATGTCTGGTGTCACATGTTGTTTGCGTTTCCCTGGGCAATTGAACTCTGATCTTAGAAAATTAGCTGTGAATCTGATCCCATTCCCTAGGCTCCATTTCTTCATGGTTGGTTTCGCACCACTGACTTCACGTGGTTCTCAGCAATACCGAGCTTTGACAGTTCCTGAACTTACCCAGCAAATGTGGGATGCCAAGAACATGATGTGCGCAGCTGACCCTCGCCACGGAAGATACTTGACAGCCTCTGCTATGTTCAGGGGTAAAATGAGTACCAAAGAGGTGGACGAGCAAATGCTCAATGTGCAGAACAAGAATTCGTCCTACTTCGTCGAGTGGATTCCAAACAACGTAAAATCAACTGTTTGTGATATCCCACCGACTGGACTTAAGATGGCATCTACCTTCATCGGTAACTCGACATCCATTCAGGAGATGTTTAGGCGTGTGAGTGAGCAGTTCACTGCTATGTTCAGGAGAAAAGCTTTCTTGCATTGGTACACTGGTGAAGGAATGGACGAGATGGAGTTCACCGAGGCAGAAAGTAACATGAATGATTTGGTTTCGGAGTATCAGCAGTACCAGGATGCTACTGCTGATGAGGAGGGAGATTACTATGAGGAAGATGAAGAGGATCTTAATGAAGCTTAA
- the LOC107784540 gene encoding uncharacterized protein LOC107784540 — MAKQSKSRRAEIIGKGKVTPVQIAFIVDRYLSDNHFSETRSTFRSEASHLLSKSPIHEAPRSLLSLGAMLDEYIRLKEQKVFLEQEKMQVQNLLRGMQGVMNIYNASAKVTPPPSIPASSLPKSAALMSASMPSNTAVDAMKFSSPNSIPTTSKRKGSKDVSYASTAAKKSRTRSPTNQYNNVVKNSVVQLSDPIDEPNKSPVQGSNIDKCLLNQPIQSLVTNSSGPKTPPIASSSQIDKPISPPEMCSTATFSKESTPSHLMSTNRMIISSETIQVTPTKQIAYYSIERNHCVSASSPVKANLKRPVKRDQVKGRLNFDASDIPSSSEMPQIPDMISTSESEKEGDIFDLDFPNLDALGANFSFSELLRDFDIDGQGIDYSCQDKLDFSPYSFSGSPYESGNVKNDANQVTSQISSTVTEVFSEKDTSLLGSDTVKTVKSVTKRIQLASPVKSNRSSRD, encoded by the exons ATGGCGAAGCAAAGCAAATCAAGAAGAGCTGAAATCATAGGCAAAGGCAAAGTTACTCCTGTCCAAATTGCTTTCATCGTCGACCGTTACCTTTCTGATAACCATTTCTCTGAAACCCGCTCCACTTTTCGCTCCGAAGCTTCACATCTACTCTCTAAATCTCCCATCCATGAG GCGCCGAGGAGTTTATTGAGTTTAGGAGCAATGTTGGATGAGTACATAAGATTGAAAGAGCAGAAAGTGTTTTTAGAGCAagagaaaatgcaggttcagaaTTTGCTAAGGGGGATGCAAGGTGTTATGAACATTTATAATGCAAGTGCAAAGGTGACACCACCTCCCTCAATTCCTGCTTCTTCATTGCCCAAATCAGCAG CTCTTATGTCAGCATCAATGCCTTCCAACACTGCCGTAGATGCCATGAAATTTTCTTCTCCAAACTCCATCCCAACAACTTCAAAAAGAAAAGGGTCCAAGGATGTTTCATATGCTTCCACAGCTGCCAAGAAATCTCGTACTCGATCACCCACCAATCAGTACAACAATGTTGTGAAGAACTCTGTGGTTCAGTTATCAGATCCCATTGATGAACCAAACAAGTCACCAGTCCAAGGATCTAACATTGACAAGTGTTTGTTGAACCAACCCATTCAGTCCCTTGTAACTAATTCTTCTGGTCCTAAGACACCTCCAATAGCATCTTCATCCCAAATTGACAAACCTATCTCTCCACCAGAAATGTGTTCAACAGCAACTTTCAGCAAAGAATCTACTCCCTCTCATCTAATGTCGACTAACCGCATGATAATCTCTTCAGAGACAATTCAAGTGACCCCCACCAAACAAATAGCATACTATTCCATAGAAAGAAATCACTGTGTTTCGGCTTCCTCGCCAGTTAAAGCAAACCTGAAGAGGCCTGTGAAGAGAGATCAAGTAAAAGGTAGGCTGAATTTTGATGCCTCAGATATTCCAAGTAGTTCAGAGATGCCACAAATTCCTGACATGATTTCAACATCCGAGTCTGAGAAGGAAGGAGATATTTTTGACTTGGATTTTCCTAACTTAGATGCTCTGGgtgcaaattttagtttttctGAACTGCTGCGTGATTTTGACATTGATGGACAAGGGATTGATTATTCTTGCCAGGACAAACTGGACTTTTCTCCATATTCATTTTCAGG GTCACCATATGAGTCTGGAAATGTAAAAAATGATGCAAACCAAGTTACATCACAGATTTCATCGACAGTTACTGAAGTCTTTTCAGAGAAAGATACAAGTTTACTAG GTTCAGATACCGTGAAAACTGTGAAATCTGTAACCAAGCGTATCCAACTTGCAAGTCCTG TTAAGAGTAACAGAAGCTCAAGAGATTAG
- the LOC107784541 gene encoding fructose-1,6-bisphosphatase, chloroplastic, with protein MAEAIPRFTWNTKFSSSSISRLSPNFHLLPTNIKRSQQLNNDNFSSNSNSRSRCEAVGVEGAKTAPAQIKKPINRYEMINLTTWLLRQEQEGNIDAELAIVLSSISLACKQIASLLQRSSIVNLTGAQGTVNIQGEDQKKLDVISNELFCNCLRSSGRTGIIASEEEDVPVAVEETYSGNYIVVFDPIDGSANIDIALTTGSIFGIYGPDQQCLVDMDDDSTIDQAREKCIVSVCQPGSNLVAAGYCLYSSSVVFTLSVGNGVYAFTLDPAYGEFVLTHEDIKIPKAGRIYSFNEGNYDLWDEKLQNYLDHLRQPGPNGKPYSGRYIGCLVGEIHRMLLYGGIYGNPKNKNAKNGNLRLLYECAPMSYIIEQAGGKATDGTQRILEIMPEQIHQRTPIFIGSTEEIEKLEKYLA; from the exons ATGGCTGAAGCTATTCCAAGATTTACTTGGAACACCAAATTCTCAAGCTCTTCCATTTCTCGTCTCTCTCCTAATTTCCATCTCCTTCCCACCAATATCAAGAGATCACAACAGCTAAATAATGACAATTTCAGTTCTAATTCCAATTCCAGAAGTCGCTGCGAAGCAGTGGGCGTGGAAGGAGCAAAAACAGCCCCAGCACAGATCAAGAAGCCTATAAACCGATATGAAATGATAAACTTAACAACATGGCTGTTGCGGCAAGAACAAGAAGGAAATATAGATGCAGAATTAGCCATAGTTCTTTCGAGCATATCGTTAGCCTGTAAGCAAATTGCTTCGCTTTTACAAAGGTCAAGTATTGTTAACCTTACTGGAGCTCAAGGCACTGTTAATATCCAAGGTGAAGATCAGAAAAAACTTGATGTTATATCCAATGAG TTGTTCTGCAATTGTCTAAGATCAAGTGGGAGGACAGGAATTATAGCATCAGAGGAAGAAGATGTACCAGTTGCAGTTGAAGAAACTTATTCTGGAAATTATATTGTAGTGTTTGACCCCATTGATGGATCTGCTAACATTGATATTGCCTTAACCACTGGATCAATATTTGGAATTTATGGTCCAGATCAACAATGCCTTGTAGATATGGATGATGATTCAACG ATTGACCAAGCCAGGGAAAAGTGTATAGTTAGTGTTTGCCAGCCAGGGAGCAATTTAGTAGCAGCAGGATACTGTCTTTATTCAAGTTCAGTGGTCTTCACACTTTCAGTAGGAAATGGAGTATATGCATTTACTCTAGATCCAGCATATGGAGAATTTGTTTTGACACATGAAGATATCAAAATACCAAAGGCTGGAAGAATCTATTCCTTTAATGAGGGAAATTATGATCTATGGGATGAGAAATTACAGAATTATCTTGACCACTTAAGACAACCAGGTCCGAATGGCAAGCCATATTCAGGCCGTTACATTGGTTGTCTTGTAGGTGAAATCCACAGAATGTTGTTGTATGGCGGTATTTATGGTAATCCTAAGAACAAGAATGCCAAGAATGGGAACTTGAGGCTCTTGTATGAGTGTGCTCCAATGAGCTATATCATAGAACAAGCCGGTGGCAAAGCAACAGATGGCACCCAAAGGATACTGGAAATCATGCCTGAGCAG ATACATCAGCGAACGCCTATTTTTATTGGAAGCACAGAAGAAATTGAGAAGCTGGAAAAGTACCTTGCCTGA
- the LOC107784539 gene encoding fructose-1,6-bisphosphatase, chloroplastic, translating to MAVSTTTAPTSNFSFSSSHSISRLSLFQLFTLHKKTSFLYTKNSRKRRCGDGGVRCMVIKSSAAEAIKTKKQNGYKLQTLTSWLLKQEQDGVIESELTIVISSISMACKQIASLVQRAGISKLIGGQGAVNVQGEDQKKLDVVSNEVFSNCLRSNGRTGIIASEEEDVPVAVEESYYGNYIVVFDPLDGSSNIDAAVSTGSIFGIYSPNDDCLSLVDLEDTTTLDNVEQRCIVNVCQPGNNLLAAGYCMYSSSVIFVLTLGKGVFSFTLDPMFGEFILTQENIQIPKAGKMYAFNEGNYQLWDDRLKEYIDHLKEPGPNCKPYSARYIGSLVGDFHRTLLYGGIYGYPRDKKSRNGKLRLLYECAPMSFIVEQAGGKGSDGQQRILDIQPVEIHQRVPLYIGSTEEVEKLEKYLS from the exons ATGGCGGTTTCAACTACCACAGCGCCAACTTCAAACTTTAGCTTCTCTAGTTCTCATTCCATTTCTCGCCTATCTCTTTTTCAACTATTCACTCTACACAAAAAGACTTCATTTTTGTACACCAAAAACAGTAGAAAAAGAAGGTGTGGAGATGGGGGAGTGAGGTGCATGGTCATTAAGAGTAGTGCAGCAGAGGCTATAAAAACCAAGAAACAGAATGGATATAAGCTGCAGACTTTAACTAGCTGGTTGTTGAAGCAAGAACAAGATGGGGTTATTGAGTCTGAACTTACAATTGTTATTTCAAGTATTTCTATGGCTTGTAAGCAGATTGCTTCACTAGTTCAGAGAGCTGGCATTTCCAAACTTATTGGAGGTCAAGGTGCTGTTAATGTTCAAGGAGAGGATCAGAAGAAGCTTGATGTTGTCTCTAACGAG GTATTCTCTAATTGTCTAAGGTCAAATGGACGGACAGGGATTATAGCGTCAGAGGAAGAAGACGTACCAGTGGCAGTAGAGGAGAGTTACTATGGAAACTACATTGTCGTATTTGATCCTCTTGATGGATCATCAAATATTGATGCTGCTGTATCTACTGGCTCTATCTTCGGAATATACAGTCCAAATGATGATTGCCTCAGCCTCGTTGATCTTGAAGATACTACCACG CTTGACAATGTGGAGCAAAGGTGCATAGTGAATGTGTGCCAACCAGGGAATAACCTTTTAGCAGCAGGCTACTGCATGTACTCGAGCTCTGTGATTTTCGTGCTCACGTTGGGAAAAGGAGTCTTTTCTTTCACCTTGGATCCAATGTTTGGAGAATTCATTCTAACTCAAGAAAACATCCAAATACCAAAAGCTGGAAAGATGTATGCGTTCAATGAAGGAAACTATCAGCTGTGGGATGACAGGTTGAAGGAATACATTGATCACTTGAAGGAACCCGGTCCTAATTGTAAGCCTTACTCGGCTAGGTACATTGGCAGTTTAGTTGGTGATTTTCATAGGACACTTTTATATGGTGGTATATATGGTTATCCGAGAGACAAGAAGAGCAGGAACGGGAAGTTGAGACTTTTGTATGAGTGCGCGCCCATGAGCTTTATTGTAGAACAAGCTGGTGGCAAAGGATCAGATGGCCAACAAAGAATTCTTGATATTCAACCAGTTGAG ATACACCAACGCGTTCCATTGTATATTGGAAGCACAGAAGAAGTTGAAAAATTGGAGAAGTACTTGTCTTAG